The genomic interval TTCGAGAGAACCGCGGACAACCGTGGCCGCGCGGGCGAGCCGCCGCCCGAGGTGAGGACGGGCTTGAATTGAAGCGAGCGGATCGAGATCACGCCCTTCTCGGCGAAGAGCACCGCCGTCTCCAAGGTGTTCTGAAGCTCGCGGATGTTGCCGGGCCAGGCGTAGTTCATGAAGACGCGCAGGGCGTCGGCGTCCAGACGCGCCCCGTGCTTTTTCAAAAAATGTTCGGCCAGGAGGGGCAGGTCCTCCATGCGTTCGCGGAGGGGAGGGAGGGTCACCGTCACGCCGTTCAACCGGTAGAATAAATCCTCCCGGAATTTTCCCTCGGCCACGAGGGCCGCCAAGTCCTTGTTGGAGGCCGAGACGACCCGGACGTCCACCTTGACCACCTCCGTCGAACCGACCGGACGGATTTCCCCCTCCTGCAGGAAGCGAAGCAGCTTCGCCTGAAGGGCCAGGCTCATGTCGGCGATCTCATCCAAAAAAATCGTCCCGCCGTCGGTGTATTGGAGGATGCCCTTCTTGTCGGCGACGGCGTGCGTAAAGGCCCCCTTCTTGTGTCCGAAAAGTTCGGATTCCAAAAGGCTCTCGGGGAGGGCGCTGCAATTTTCCGTCACGAAGGGCTTCTTGGCGCGCGGGCCGTTGAAGTGGAGGGCGCGCGCGACCGCCTCCTTGCCCGTGCCGGATTCGCCGAAGATCCAGACTGGCACCTTGGCCTCCGTGATCCTGTCCACCAGCGACAGAACCTCGATCATCTTGGGCGAGCGGCCGACGATGTCGCTGTATTCGTTCTTCAGGATCATCCGCGACCGGGAGAGTTCGCGGGTTTGCGCCCGGACCCGGTCCGACAGCTCGCGGTTGTTCCGGCTCAAGGCGTCGATCATCCGGCCCTTTTGGAGGGCCAGCGCGGCGACCGAGGCGAAGGCCTTGAGGACTTCCAAAAGATCTCCCTCGAAGAGACCCTCCTCGAAACGATGATCCAAATAAAAGACGCCGAGGATCTCTTCCTTCCCTTTGACGGGCAGGGCGACCAACGACTTGAGCTGCCTCAAATGGACGCTCCGGGCCTCTCGGAAGAGCGGGTCCAGGAGCGCGTTGTCCGTCACCACCGCCTCGCCCGTTTGGAGGGCGCGCCGCACGGCCGAGAGGCTGAAGGTGTAGAGGTCCGTCTGAATCTCCTGCTTCGCGACGTTCCGGCTCACGGTCACCTCGTATCCCGGTATCGGACCGTCCGGAACGTCGCTACGCAGGACGAGGAACCCGCTCTCGGCGCGCGCGAGCGCCATGGCGGCGTCCATGAGTTTTTCCAAGACGCCGGGGATCTCGTCGGCGGCCAGGAGTTCTTCATTGAGCCGCGTGAGCGAGCTTAAGACTTCGTGAAGCGGCAGCAAGGGGGACATGGGGACCTCCCGTTCCTTCGGTGTTTTCGACAAATGCCGGCGCCAGTCGCCCCGGTCGACGAACGTCACCTGGAGCTCAGGCGGCAGGGCGTTGAAAAGCGTCTGGAGAGACTCGGCGGTCTCGGCGGTTCCGCCCTCGCGCAGGTCGCGGAGGGCGGCCCCGGCATCCCGCACGAAGGCCTCGGCCTCGGGGACGGACGTCCGCATCCCGCGAAGCTTTTTCAAAAAGGCTTCCGCCCGGGCCCAACGGCCCACCGCGGCCTCGGCCAGGACGAGCTCCTTCAGGTTGTGGGCGACGTCGTTTGCGTTGCCGAGAAAGCGGAGGGTGTCGCGGGCCTTGTGCAAGTGGTCGAGGGCGGGGCCGAGGTGTCCGCGCTCCCGCTCCACGAGACCCAGGTTGTTCCAGGCGATCGCAAGCCTTAAGTCGGAGCCCGACGCCTTCGCCAGGGATTCCGCCGCTTGGTAGGCCCCGAACGCCGCCTCGAAATCCCTCCGGCTCAAGTCGAGATTGCCCTCCTCTTGAAGGGTCCAGAAAAGACCTTCGTCGCGTCCGGCCTCCCGATAGAGGGCCTTCGCCTGCTCCAAGAAGCCCTTGGCCCTCGCAAAATCCTGAGCGGCGGCAAGGGCCCGGGCCAGGTTCCGGTACGTCTCCGCGCGGACAGGGTCATTTTCGGGTTGGAGGCTCAGGGCGGCCTCGAATTCCGCAATCGCGGAGGATCCGTCTCCCCGGTTCAGGGCGACGAGTCCCAAGAGGGAATGCGAGCGGGCGAGCAACCCCGCGATCTCCGAATCGCCCCGGTGGGCTTCACTTTCTCGGAGACACCGCCTGAGGCGTTTTTCGGCTTCTTCCGGATGCCCCAGGTTGTGGTGCCCCCAACCGGTGATGAACCAGTACTTGGCCGTCTTGAGGGGGAGGGGTTCGTCGGCCGCTTGCAGGGCGAACCAGCGGTCGGCGGACTTGAGTCCGTCTTCGTAGCGCCCGGCCGCATTCAGGCGGTTGATCTTTTCACGGAGAAAACGCGAGAGCGCGACGGGGTCCCCGGGCTCGATCTCCCTGGGCTCGTCTCTTCTCAACAAGTCCCGCCAGCCGGGGAGGAGGGCGCGGTCCCGGATCTTTCCTTCCTCCGAGAGTATCTTCAGGAGGGCCAGGATCCTTTCGGGATTCCCGCGCGTCTTGACGAAGACGGCGTCGATGAGGCCGCGCGAGGCCTCCGGGTCCAGAAAGCCTTCCACGAGACGAACGGAGTCGTCTTGCGTGAGATTGTCCAAGGCCACATCGTGCGCGAGCCCTTCGGCCAGAATCGCCTCGAAAAACCGCTTCGCGTCGCCCGGAAGGTCCTCGTCGTCCCACGTCAACATCAAGACCACCCCGGTCTCGGGCAAGACGCGGAGGGCGGTCAGGACACGACCGCGCGTCCCGGCGTCCGCCTGGTGAAGGCCGTGCCATTCCCGCACGGCGATCCCCCGGACCGCCGCCTCGAACGCGGCCTCGCGGACGAAGCGCGTCTTTCCCGTCCCCGACGGCCCGTGCACGGCGACCGCCGCCGATTTTTTCGGAATCGTCTCCAGAATCGACGTCATCGCCGCGAAGGCCCGTTCGGCCCCGACCATCTTCACGGGGGAGAAGTCCTCGGCGACGGGCCCCGCGGACTCCGCGACCGTCCCTCCGTCCAGGGCGATCCGTACGGAGGCCGCGGCCGCAAATCGCTCCTTTGGATCGGCGGCGATCATCCGGTCGATGACGCGACCGGCGACGGCGTGTTCCGGCGCGAGGGGTTTGATCTCCGCCAGGGCGGGAGGCCTCTTCCGGATGAGCTCCGTCACGCTCCGGCACCCGGCGCGCGGATGCCGTCCCGCCAGGGCCTCGTAAAGAATCGTCCCGAGGGAAAAAAGGTCGCTCGCGGGTGTCAGCCGTCCGTCGATCCGTTCGGGCGCCATGTAGGGGAGGGTGGCGAGGTCCGCGAAGGCGGCGTCGCCCGGCAGGACGCTGAAGTCCAGGATCTTCAGGCGTCCCTCCGAATCGATGCGAAGGTTTTGGGGCGAAAGATCGCCGTGGACGACGCCCTGTCCGTGGACAAAATCCAGGGCCTCGACCGCCTCTCGAAACCACTTGAGGATTTGGCCGGGATCCGCTTTGCGGGCGGCGGAAAGGAGATCCTCTCCCTCGACGTATTCCATCCAAAAGCAGGGCCCGCGATCCTCGCCGAAGATGTCTTCGCTTCGTCTCCGAAACCCCAGGACGGGCACGACGCTCGGGTGCCGGAGTCGGGTGAGGAGCCGGGCCTGACTCTCGAAGGCCTCCAAGTCGAAGGCGCCGCGACCCCTCAAGACCTTGAGGGCCACCTCAAGGCCACCGGGCTCGACGGCCCGGTAGACCTCCGAAGTGGAGCCCGATCCGGCCCTATGAAGGATGTTCCAGGCCCCCATGGCATCAAATTCTACTTCTTCTTATGGGAAATGAAAATGGGGACTGTGAATTCCTTTTTTGTAACATCCGAGGGGCGTGCTGTAATAAAAACTCAATTATTCAAGGATGTTAGATCTGGCATCCATCTTGCTGCTTTTCTATCGGCTGGGGGACTTATGAAGATTCATGTCAGGATCATGTATAGGACGCCGGACGGCGACTATCGACGGAAAATTTTCGCGCTGTCGTTCAACGACCTCGCTCGACCCTTGGCCTTGATTTCGGAGTACATGCTCACGGCGTTGCGGCCGGGCGCGCTGCTCGTCGGCGTGGAGAGCGGATGGAGCCGCTGACTCAAAAAAAGGCCGTTACGGCCGAGCCGAAGTTCCGAGCCGTCACGGCCGTTCCGGACGAAGGGCGGCCTACCCCCGTCGAGGCTTCATCGTCCGGGGACGGTTTCGTTCCCGCACGGCCCGATCTGCCGAAGAGCGTCGTTTTCGCCGCGCCAGGCGTCCTAAGACCGAAGGCGGAGGAGGGCGCCTCTGTGGAGATCCGGAAAAACATCGAGTGGCTCACCGAGATCTCCAAGAAACGTCCGGAAATCGGGCTCGTGGCCGACGGTTTGAGAAGTCGGCTCGCCGCAGCCGCCGAACAGACCGAGGGACTCACGCGGGAGATCTCCGTCCTGCAACGCTACGACGCCGCGGCCGGACAGAGGGACCGCGTCCTACGCGAGCTGCAGGGCCTGTACCCCGTCAATTCCAAGGTCCGCTTCCACCTCGAC from bacterium carries:
- a CDS encoding sigma 54-interacting transcriptional regulator, which produces MGAWNILHRAGSGSTSEVYRAVEPGGLEVALKVLRGRGAFDLEAFESQARLLTRLRHPSVVPVLGFRRRSEDIFGEDRGPCFWMEYVEGEDLLSAARKADPGQILKWFREAVEALDFVHGQGVVHGDLSPQNLRIDSEGRLKILDFSVLPGDAAFADLATLPYMAPERIDGRLTPASDLFSLGTILYEALAGRHPRAGCRSVTELIRKRPPALAEIKPLAPEHAVAGRVIDRMIAADPKERFAAAASVRIALDGGTVAESAGPVAEDFSPVKMVGAERAFAAMTSILETIPKKSAAVAVHGPSGTGKTRFVREAAFEAAVRGIAVREWHGLHQADAGTRGRVLTALRVLPETGVVLMLTWDDEDLPGDAKRFFEAILAEGLAHDVALDNLTQDDSVRLVEGFLDPEASRGLIDAVFVKTRGNPERILALLKILSEEGKIRDRALLPGWRDLLRRDEPREIEPGDPVALSRFLREKINRLNAAGRYEDGLKSADRWFALQAADEPLPLKTAKYWFITGWGHHNLGHPEEAEKRLRRCLRESEAHRGDSEIAGLLARSHSLLGLVALNRGDGSSAIAEFEAALSLQPENDPVRAETYRNLARALAAAQDFARAKGFLEQAKALYREAGRDEGLFWTLQEEGNLDLSRRDFEAAFGAYQAAESLAKASGSDLRLAIAWNNLGLVERERGHLGPALDHLHKARDTLRFLGNANDVAHNLKELVLAEAAVGRWARAEAFLKKLRGMRTSVPEAEAFVRDAGAALRDLREGGTAETAESLQTLFNALPPELQVTFVDRGDWRRHLSKTPKEREVPMSPLLPLHEVLSSLTRLNEELLAADEIPGVLEKLMDAAMALARAESGFLVLRSDVPDGPIPGYEVTVSRNVAKQEIQTDLYTFSLSAVRRALQTGEAVVTDNALLDPLFREARSVHLRQLKSLVALPVKGKEEILGVFYLDHRFEEGLFEGDLLEVLKAFASVAALALQKGRMIDALSRNNRELSDRVRAQTRELSRSRMILKNEYSDIVGRSPKMIEVLSLVDRITEAKVPVWIFGESGTGKEAVARALHFNGPRAKKPFVTENCSALPESLLESELFGHKKGAFTHAVADKKGILQYTDGGTIFLDEIADMSLALQAKLLRFLQEGEIRPVGSTEVVKVDVRVVSASNKDLAALVAEGKFREDLFYRLNGVTVTLPPLRERMEDLPLLAEHFLKKHGARLDADALRVFMNYAWPGNIRELQNTLETAVLFAEKGVISIRSLQFKPVLTSGGGSPARPRLSAVLSKAVSEARAEGNTDPILEETLCAIRDNAYHKGHAAEALGITRRALYARLQKHGIRTDAKSLKAEVDRRLGAAG